A stretch of the Medicago truncatula cultivar Jemalong A17 chromosome 5, MtrunA17r5.0-ANR, whole genome shotgun sequence genome encodes the following:
- the LOC11416090 gene encoding probable protein S-acyltransferase 22, which produces MRKNGWQLPYHPLQVVAIAVFLALGFAFYVFFAPFVGKKIYQYIVTGLYTPLITCVFGLYIWCAAADPADPGVFKSKKYLKIPDSKKLSGFKDSKLGGGSNSSVNDGNASTIGPKSMDKEAFGTEASLKDASISIEKKSASPPSPSCFLWLFSPCAYICSCASSHEHSSDLQASEDGMFYCSLCEVEVFKYSKHCRVCDKCVDRFDHHCRWLNNCIGKKNYRNFFTLMVAALLLLILQWLTGIAVLICCFLKRKEFSVDVSSKLGSSFSLVPFVIVVAVCTILAMVATLPLVQLFFFHILLIKKGISTYDYIIALREQDQQGVGGQQSPQMSPVSSITGLSSASSFSTFRRGQWCTPPRMFVDDQFDVVPPETASVSSLGKKTIREEPVKKKNTGAVKISPWTLARLNAEEVSRAAAEARKKSKILQPVVRHNNEPFRLEADHNSGSSGRRMAPRRPGKRIRLPADLPMEALTNYSSGNIDKGFNGMSSLASLQLEARRSQVVSSSGGIVASSPESSLDSPDIHPFCVPPAEGESTRRVAAGLSVAGPATLKEFPLSRSTSDGYDASGGEDSDRVPTRIVNVHRSATNWSNLLFNADHDERGYEPKSSSSLAHNRKL; this is translated from the exons ATGAGGAAGAATGGATGGCAGTTACCTTACCACCCTCTTCAG gtGGTGGCTATTGCTGTTTTTTTAGCTCTTGGTTTTGCTTTCTATGTGTTCTTTGCTCCTTTTGTTGGGAAGAAGATTTATCAGTATATTGTTACTGGACTCTACACACCTTTG ATTACTTGTGTCTTTGGACTGTACATATGGTGTGCAGCAGCTGATCCAGCAGATCCAGGGGTTTTTAAGTCCAAAAAGTATCTTAAAATTCCAGACAGCAAAAAGCTTAGTGGATTTAAAGATTCTAAACTAGGAGGGGGATCAAATTCATCAGTGAATGATGGAAATGCTTCAACTATTGGACCAAAATCTATGGATAAGGAAGCATTCGGAACTGAAGCAAGTTTAAAAGATGCTTCTATTTCAATAGAGAAGAAGAGTGCATCACCACCTTCACCATCCTGTTTTCTATGGCTTTTCTCTCCTTGTGCTTATATATGTAGCTGCGCTAGTTCGCATGAGCACTCTTCTGATCTACAAGCAAGTGAAGATGGCATGTTCTACTGTAGTTTGTGTGAAGTTGAG GTCTTCAAGTACAGCAAACACTGTAGAGTTTGTGACAAGTGTGTTGATCGCTTTGATCATCATTGCAGA TGGCTTAATAACTGTATTGGGAAAAAGAACTATCGGAATTTTTTCACCCTTATGGTTGCTGCTCTTCTCTTG CTTATTCTTCAATGGTTGACTGGGATAGCTGTGCTTATCTGCTGTTTTCTCAAGAGGAAGGAATTTTCCGTGGACGTATCCTCCAAGTTGGGCAGCAGTTTCTCTCTGGTTCCTTTTGTTATTGTGGTG GCAGTATGCACAATTTTGGCTATGGTTGCTACCTTACCCCTTGTTcagctttttttctttcatattctTCTCATTAAAAAG GGAATCAGCACATATGATTACATCATAGCTTTGAGGGAGCAGGATCAGCAAGGAGTTGGAGGTCAGCAGAGCCCCCAAATGTCGCCTGTTAGCTCAATTACTGGACTAAGCAGTGCAAGCTCCTTTTCTACTTTCCGTCGTGGTCAATGGTGCACACCCCCACGCATGTTCGTGGATGATCAG TTTGATGTAGTGCCGCCAGAAACAGCTTCCGTAAGTTCGCTCGGAAAGAAGACTATAAGAGAAGAACCagtcaaaaaaaagaatacaggAGCAGTCAAAATTAGTCCTTGGACATTAGCGCGGTTAAATGCAGAAGAGGTTTCAAGAGCCGCTGCAGAAGCAAGAAAAAAATCGAAAATTCTGCAGCCTGTAGTGAGACACAACAACGAGCCATTCAGGCTAGAAGCTGATCATAACTCTGGAAGCAGTGGACGACGAATGGCCCCTAGGAGGCCAGGTAAACGGATTCGCTTGCCTGCTGACTTACCTATGGAAGCCTTAACAAACTATTCTTCTGGAAATATCGACAAAGGCTTCAATGGAATGTCTAGTTTAGCCTCTCTCCAGCTTGAAGCACGGAGAAGTCAAGTTGTGTCAAGCTCGGGCGGCATTGTTGCATCTTCTCCAGAAAGCAGTTTAGATTCACCTGATATCCACCCTTTTTGTGTGCCTCCGGCGGAAGGCGAATCCACAAGACGGGTTGCTGCAGGTCTTTCTGTTGCTGGTCCCGCGACTCTGAAAGAATTTCCGTTGTCGAGGTCAACTAGTGATGGGTATGATGCATCTGGTGGGGAAGACAGTGACAGGGTTCCTACTAGGATTGTGAATGTTCATAGATCAGCAACAAATTGGAGTAATCTTCTCTTCAATGCTGATCATGATGAGAGAGGTTATGaaccaaaatcatcatctagCCTTGCTCATAATAGAAAGTTGTGA